One window of uncultured Methanoregula sp. genomic DNA carries:
- the ribB gene encoding 3,4-dihydroxy-2-butanone-4-phosphate synthase, giving the protein MIDEALQALRDGKFILLYDFDDREGETDFAICSDAVTPKHIVQMRKDGGGLICTAVHPVAARRLGLPFASDALRAIAVAEREGDIPYDRKNHSSFSLWVNHRNTFTGITDRDRTLTVNAIAEQVKRALNGGDVNFHETFRTPGHMALLRAADGLLDQRRGQTELSVAMAEMAGVTPSITICEMLDDESGYALSKADAKLYARKHGLVFVEGPEVLERWEADKGASR; this is encoded by the coding sequence GTGATCGACGAGGCCCTGCAGGCACTCCGCGACGGAAAGTTCATCCTGCTCTATGACTTCGATGACCGCGAGGGAGAGACCGACTTTGCGATCTGTTCCGATGCGGTGACGCCCAAACATATCGTCCAGATGAGAAAAGACGGCGGTGGCCTGATCTGTACCGCGGTCCACCCGGTGGCAGCACGGCGCCTTGGCCTGCCGTTTGCAAGCGATGCCCTCCGGGCCATCGCGGTCGCCGAGCGTGAGGGGGATATCCCGTACGACCGGAAGAACCACTCCTCGTTCTCGCTCTGGGTAAACCACCGGAATACGTTTACCGGTATCACTGACAGGGACCGGACCCTGACGGTAAATGCGATTGCCGAGCAGGTGAAGCGGGCGCTCAATGGCGGGGATGTCAACTTCCACGAAACCTTCCGCACCCCTGGGCACATGGCGCTCCTGCGAGCCGCGGACGGCCTCCTCGACCAGCGGCGGGGACAGACCGAACTGTCGGTTGCAATGGCGGAGATGGCAGGAGTGACACCCTCCATCACGATCTGCGAGATGCTGGACGATGAATCCGGCTACGCCCTCTCAAAAGCCGATGCAAAACTCTATGCACGGAAACACGGGCTCGTGTTTGTTGAAGGACCCGAAGTGCTGGAGCGGTGGGAAGCGGATAAAGGCGCTTCCCGCTGA